In the Endozoicomonas sp. SCSIO W0465 genome, TTTCTGACCGGGTTTGAAGGTCACCACACGACGTGGGGTGATCGGGATTTCCTCTCCCGTTTTAGGGTTCCGGCCGGGCCTTTGGTTTTTATCTCGTAAATCAAAGTTACCAAAGCCGGACAGCTTCACTGATTGATTTTTTTCGAGAGACAGGCGAATTTGCTCAAAAAACAGTTCGACCATCTCTTTGGCTTCACGCTTGTTAAGACCAAGTTCTTCGTTCAATCGCTCGGCCATGTCAGCTTTCGTCAGGGCTCCCATGAACCAATCCCCTTTTTTGTTCTTTCCATGGTAATAGCTGTATCGGGTTTTCCGGAAGAAAGATAACAGGCTATTACCATGATCTTATTATTCACTCTCAGGCCATTGACTGGCGTTTACTGACGCAAGCTGGCATTGAAATCCTGTTTTAATCGGGCAACAACACGATCAACCAGCTCATTAACTTCGTCATCCTTTAGAGTGCGGGAAGGATGCTGTAAGGTCAAGCCCATGGCCAGGCTCTTGCAGCCATCTTCAATACCCT is a window encoding:
- the ihfA gene encoding integration host factor subunit alpha; translated protein: MGALTKADMAERLNEELGLNKREAKEMVELFFEQIRLSLEKNQSVKLSGFGNFDLRDKNQRPGRNPKTGEEIPITPRRVVTFKPGQKLKARVETYAGHGTQDE